A single Bacillus mesophilus DNA region contains:
- a CDS encoding REP-associated tyrosine transposase has translation MSRRPRVWFPGAIYHITSRGNRRSIIFNNQEDYDRYFSIIMETQNEFPFQLHAYCLMSNHLHLLLETKTTPIQEIMWTIQTTYANYFNKRYQVDGHVFQGRYGAKLIDSQKYFVDAGRYIHMNPLHAQIVEYPADYKYSSYQYYVNGNPPPFLNISKTISLFPGPKSYQFFIEKSSTTTI, from the coding sequence ATGAGTAGAAGACCACGCGTATGGTTTCCTGGTGCAATCTATCATATTACTAGTAGAGGAAATCGGAGATCGATTATATTTAATAATCAAGAAGATTACGATCGATACTTTTCTATTATCATGGAAACACAAAATGAGTTCCCCTTCCAACTTCACGCATATTGCCTCATGTCAAACCACCTTCACTTGCTGCTGGAAACAAAAACAACCCCTATTCAAGAGATTATGTGGACGATCCAAACCACCTATGCTAATTATTTCAATAAGCGTTATCAAGTAGATGGTCATGTCTTTCAGGGAAGATACGGCGCCAAGCTGATCGATTCTCAAAAATACTTTGTCGATGCTGGGCGTTATATTCATATGAATCCCCTGCATGCGCAAATAGTAGAATATCCTGCTGATTATAAATATAGCAGCTATCAATACTATGTTAACGGCAATCCACCACCCTTCCTAAATATCTCAAAAACCATCTCCTTATTCCCAGGACCCAAAAGCTATCAATTCTTTATAGAAAAAAGTTCTACCACAACCATCTAG
- a CDS encoding gamma-glutamyltransferase family protein, with protein sequence MTTIARKGMVATSQPLAAQAGLDILKKGGNAIDAAIATAATLTVVEPTSNGIGGDAFALVWVKGELHGLNSSGPAPKGLSIEAVKERGHEKTMPKLGLIPVTVPGVPAAWAELSKRFGKLPLSEVLKPAIEYAENGYPLSPILGKYWGYAYKAYKQMAKGEEFDGWFETFAPNGRAPKIGEMWNSPGHASTLREIGETNAESFYRGNLAKKISDFSKKHNGFITEEDLAAYQPEWVKPISVNYRGYDVWEIPPNGQGLVTLMALNTLKGYEFSERDNLDTLHKQFEAMKLAFTDGKKYITDPRNMSVSVEDLLSESFADQRRALIGEEAVTPEPGTPSKGGTVYLATADEEGNMVSFIQSNYMGFGSGVVVPGTGISLQNRGHDFSLDPTHDNALEPGKKTFHTIIPGFLTKGDVPVGPFGVMGGYMQPQGHLQVVMNTVDFGLNPQSALDAPRWQWMEDKKFQVEPNFPLHLAQALARKGHQIEVALDTGGFGRGQIIWRDPETGVLTGGTESRTDGAIASY encoded by the coding sequence ATGACGACAATTGCTAGAAAAGGTATGGTTGCCACTTCACAGCCTTTAGCAGCACAGGCTGGATTAGATATATTGAAAAAAGGTGGAAATGCAATTGATGCAGCAATCGCAACTGCCGCAACTCTAACGGTTGTTGAACCAACTTCAAACGGAATTGGTGGAGACGCTTTTGCCTTAGTTTGGGTAAAAGGAGAACTACATGGCTTAAACTCTAGTGGACCAGCCCCAAAGGGTCTTTCTATTGAAGCAGTAAAAGAACGTGGTCATGAAAAAACAATGCCAAAGCTTGGCTTAATTCCTGTAACAGTACCTGGTGTTCCAGCGGCATGGGCAGAGTTATCAAAACGATTTGGTAAGTTACCTTTATCAGAAGTATTAAAACCAGCAATTGAATATGCAGAAAATGGATATCCATTGTCACCAATCTTAGGTAAGTATTGGGGTTATGCATATAAAGCCTATAAACAAATGGCAAAAGGTGAAGAGTTTGATGGTTGGTTTGAAACATTCGCTCCAAATGGTCGTGCACCAAAGATCGGAGAAATGTGGAATTCACCAGGACATGCCTCAACGTTAAGAGAAATTGGTGAAACGAATGCTGAATCTTTCTATAGAGGAAACCTCGCTAAAAAGATTAGTGATTTCTCAAAGAAACATAATGGTTTTATTACTGAGGAGGATCTTGCAGCCTATCAACCAGAGTGGGTAAAGCCAATTAGTGTGAACTATCGCGGCTACGATGTTTGGGAGATCCCACCAAACGGTCAAGGATTAGTAACCTTAATGGCTTTAAATACATTAAAGGGATATGAATTCTCTGAAAGAGATAACCTAGATACACTTCACAAGCAATTTGAAGCGATGAAGTTAGCATTCACAGATGGAAAGAAGTATATTACCGATCCAAGGAATATGTCAGTATCCGTTGAAGACTTGTTATCAGAATCATTTGCTGATCAAAGAAGAGCTTTAATTGGAGAAGAAGCTGTTACACCTGAACCAGGAACTCCGTCAAAAGGTGGTACGGTTTATTTAGCAACAGCCGATGAAGAAGGAAACATGGTTTCCTTTATTCAAAGTAACTACATGGGCTTTGGTTCTGGGGTAGTCGTTCCAGGAACAGGTATCTCTCTACAAAACCGAGGACATGACTTCTCTTTAGATCCTACTCATGATAATGCACTAGAACCTGGTAAGAAAACGTTCCACACGATTATCCCTGGCTTCCTAACAAAGGGAGATGTGCCAGTAGGACCATTTGGCGTAATGGGTGGTTATATGCAACCACAAGGACATTTACAAGTCGTGATGAATACGGTTGATTTTGGATTAAATCCACAATCAGCTTTAGACGCACCAAGATGGCAGTGGATGGAAGATAAGAAATTTCAAGTGGAGCCTAACTTCCCACTTCACCTTGCTCAAGCCCTAGCTAGAAAAGGACACCAAATTGAAGTGGCTTTAGATACAGGTGGGTTTGGTCGCGGACAAATTATTTGGCGTGATCCAGAAACAGGCGTCCTAACAGGTGGAACAGAAAGCAGAACTGACGGGGCCATTGCTTCTTATTAA
- a CDS encoding pyroglutamyl-peptidase I, with product MKKLLLTGFVPFLEFKVNPTEEIAKALDGKVIGNYEVVGRVLPVEFNQTAIRAIELYEEVQPDAVIHLGLAGGRSKITPERIAINCSDGAPDNTGVVLQDAAIEEDGPDGYFSTLPIRQFVNVLQENNYPAQISNSAGTYLCNFVMYNTLHYIQKHNKNTIAGFIHIPASHELSIQQPSVPSWSQRDLQDSIKLLIESLD from the coding sequence ATGAAGAAGCTTTTGTTAACAGGATTTGTTCCGTTTTTGGAGTTTAAGGTAAACCCAACTGAAGAGATTGCGAAGGCATTGGATGGTAAGGTAATTGGCAATTATGAGGTTGTGGGTAGAGTGTTACCTGTAGAGTTTAATCAAACTGCTATAAGAGCGATTGAGTTATATGAAGAGGTTCAGCCGGATGCTGTGATTCATTTGGGACTAGCTGGTGGACGTTCAAAGATTACTCCTGAGCGTATTGCGATAAATTGTTCAGATGGTGCGCCGGATAATACTGGGGTGGTTCTACAGGATGCTGCTATTGAAGAGGACGGCCCAGATGGTTATTTCTCAACGCTACCTATCCGTCAATTCGTTAATGTTCTGCAGGAGAACAACTATCCTGCCCAAATTTCGAACAGTGCAGGAACGTATTTGTGTAATTTTGTTATGTATAACACGCTTCATTACATTCAGAAGCACAATAAAAATACGATAGCTGGCTTTATCCATATTCCAGCTTCTCATGAATTAAGCATTCAACAGCCTTCTGTACCAAGTTGGTCACAGCGAGATCTGCAGGATTCCATAAAACTATTAATAGAATCATTAGATTAG
- a CDS encoding M23 family metallopeptidase: MMREEENKNPRKSKTQLFKKRWVFPAIYLASAAIILTAVLWYQNSTTDLADPTTETETGTPGTAENGNETVPVISNVEKFSMPVVDPNSIEIQKHFYDDEASAEEQEAALVFYNNTYAGNTGIDIVSKNGESFDVVASLSGTVTRVVKDPLLGFVVELDHGDGITTMYSALENVKVEEGADVAQGELLAVAGRSLYNEEAGVHTHFEIRKDNEPVNPLDFFEKNADSLEEAKKEEAATETDANKEAEGEEAADEETEEGAADEEAPEQGEEDAEGDTTDTPDASIGQAKA, translated from the coding sequence ATGATGAGAGAGGAAGAAAACAAAAATCCTCGTAAGTCAAAAACACAATTATTCAAAAAACGTTGGGTATTCCCAGCAATCTATCTTGCAAGTGCAGCAATCATTCTGACAGCCGTATTATGGTATCAAAACAGTACGACTGATCTAGCAGATCCGACTACAGAGACAGAAACAGGAACACCTGGAACTGCTGAAAACGGAAATGAAACTGTACCAGTAATTAGTAATGTAGAGAAATTCTCTATGCCTGTCGTTGACCCTAATTCTATTGAAATCCAAAAGCACTTCTACGATGACGAAGCAAGTGCCGAGGAACAGGAAGCTGCCCTAGTATTCTATAATAATACGTACGCTGGTAACACAGGTATCGATATTGTAAGCAAAAATGGGGAAAGCTTTGATGTTGTAGCATCTTTAAGTGGAACAGTTACAAGAGTAGTAAAAGATCCTTTACTAGGATTCGTAGTAGAACTTGATCATGGTGATGGAATTACTACAATGTACTCAGCTTTAGAAAATGTAAAAGTTGAAGAAGGTGCAGATGTTGCACAAGGTGAGCTACTAGCAGTTGCAGGACGTTCTCTTTATAACGAAGAAGCAGGTGTTCACACTCACTTTGAAATCCGTAAAGACAATGAACCTGTTAATCCTTTAGACTTCTTTGAAAAAAACGCTGATTCTCTAGAAGAAGCTAAAAAGGAAGAAGCAGCAACTGAAACGGATGCTAACAAAGAAGCTGAAGGTGAAGAAGCAGCTGACGAAGAAACAGAAGAAGGCGCTGCTGATGAAGAAGCACCTGAACAAGGTGAAGAAGATGCAGAGGGAGACACAACTGACACTCCAGATGCATCAATCGGACAAGCAAAAGCTTAA